A single genomic interval of Monodelphis domestica isolate mMonDom1 chromosome X, mMonDom1.pri, whole genome shotgun sequence harbors:
- the LOC100018138 gene encoding progestin and adipoQ receptor family member 4-like: MARRSGPRLLDWINTPSHLQFNPFILTGYRPASSVSGCVRSLFYLHNELGNIYIHVLALLTFLVMLPLTIPWDQLGWGHWLGCTHFLACLAPPAGSILYHLFMCHRGGNRVYSHLLALDMCGVWLANSLGAIPMIQCTLLCWPCLRLFALVMYAFLSVMAGWWALTALSTTARLQAFGWQAIARLLVFGIRWLGLGTGAPRSLLCYLRMDALALLGGLVNVARLPERWGPGIFDYWCNSHQIMHFLSVISILQMHAGVIPDLVWAASHDYACPDD, translated from the coding sequence ATGGCTCGGAGGTCGGGCCCCCGCTTACTGGACTGGATTAACACCCCTTCTCACCTACAGTTCAACCCGTTCATCCTGACAGGATACCGGCCCGCCAGCAGCGTCTCTGGGTGTGTGCGCAGCCTCTTCTACCTACACAATGAGCTCGGTAACATCTACATCCACGTCCTAGCCCTCCTGACCTTCTTGGTGATGCTGCCCCTTACCATCCCCTGGGACCAACTGGGCTGGGGCCACTGGCTGGGCTGTACCCACTTCTTGGCCTGCCTGGCACCCCCTGCTGGCTCTATCCTCTATCACCTCTTCATGTGCCACCGAGGGGGCAACCGAGTGTACTCCCACCTCCTAGCCCTCGATATGTGCGGGGTCTGGCTGGCCAACAGCCTCGGAGCCATCCCCATGATCCAGTGCACCCTGCTCTGCTGGCCTTGCCTGCGCCTGTTCGCCCTGGTGATGTATGCCTTCCTGTCCGTCATGGCTGGTTGGTGGGCCCTCACTGCTTTGTCCACTACCGCCCGCCTCCAGGCCTTTGGCTGGCAAGCCATCGCCCGCCTGCTGGTATTTGGGATCCGGTGGCTAGGGTTGGGCACTGGTGCGCCGAGGTCCCTGCTGTGCTATCTCCGAATGGATGCGTTGGCCCTCCTGGGAGGGCTGGTGAACGTGGCCCGGCTGCCCGAGCGCTGGGGACCCGGGATTTTTGACTATTGGTGCAATTCCCACCAGATCATGCACTTCCTGAGTGTGATTTCCATCCTACAGATGCATGCAGGGGTCATTCCAGATCTTGTCTGGGCTGCTAGCCATGATTATGCCTGCCCTGATGACTAA